From the genome of Nicotiana sylvestris chromosome 2, ASM39365v2, whole genome shotgun sequence, one region includes:
- the LOC104228758 gene encoding NAP1-related protein 2-like produces MVADQAKKSKTSVEENADQIDTELVLSIEKLQEVQDELEKVNEQASEEVLEIERKYNEIRRPAYEKRNEVIKSIPDFWLTAFLSHPALGELLNEDDQKIFKYLDSLDVEDFKDVTSGYSLTFKFKPNPYFEDTKLVKTYTFLDEGTTTVTGTAIKWKEGMGAANGGTPEKKGNKRPPSEESFFSWFSETQLKDIADGLSDEVGEIIKDDLWPNPLKYFNNEADEEESDGDEDDEEGDNDEEDEDDC; encoded by the exons ATGGTGGCTGACCAGGCgaagaaatcaaagacaagtgtgGAGGAAAACGCCGATCAAATTGACACTGAGCTTGTTCTCTCCATCGAGAAGCTTCAGGAAGTTCAAGATGAGCTTGAAAAG GTTAATGAACAAGCTAGTGAGGAGGTATTAGAAATTGAACGGAAGTATAATGAGATAAGGAGGCCTGCTTATGAGAAAAGAAATGAGGTCATCAAATCCATTCCTGACTTTTGGTTGACTGCT TTCTTAAGTCACCCTGCACTTGGCGAGCTTTTGAATGAGGATGATCAGAAG ATCTTCAAGTACTTGGATTCTCTTGACGTGGAGGATTTCAAAGATGTGACATCCGGTTACTCCCTTACTTTT AAATTCAAACCAAATCCTTACTTTGAAGATACGAAACTTGTTAAGACATATACATTTCTAGATGAAGGAACAACGACGGTAACTGGTACGGCTATTAAGTGGAAGGAAGGCATG GGTGCGGCTAATGGCGGAACTCCTGAGAAGAAAGGAAACAAGCGGCCACCGTCTGAGGAAAG CTTTTTTAGTTGGTTTTCTGAAACTCAGCTAAAAGATATTGCAGATGGGCTTAGTGATGAG GTGGGAGAGATAATTAAGGACGACTTATGGCCCAATCCACTGAAATATTTTAACAAT GAAGCTGATGAAGAAGAATCCGATGGAGACGAGGACGATGAAGAG GGAGACaatgatgaggaagatgaggaTGATTGTTGA